One part of the Denticeps clupeoides chromosome 8, fDenClu1.1, whole genome shotgun sequence genome encodes these proteins:
- the nt5c2a gene encoding 5'-nucleotidase, cytosolic IIa isoform X4 yields the protein MLGLRHRAKMTTSWSDRLQDYADLPPNMDVLSMKMFRRDAHHSFPRELAQCHPAMRVFVNRSLAMEKIKCFGFDMDYTLAVYKSPEYESLGFDLTVERLVSIGYPQELLNFVYDSAFPTRGLVFDTMYGNLLKVDAYGNILVCVHGFNFMRGPEIRELYPNKFIQRGDTDRFYILNTLFNLPETYMFACLVDFFTNCPRYASCETGFKDGDLFMSFKSMFQDVRDAVDWVHFKGSLKEKTVENLEKYVVKDAKLPLLLSRMNEVGKVFLVTNSDFKYTDKIMTYLFDFPHGPKVGTPHRPWQSYFELILVDAKKPVFFGEGTVLRQVDTTTGRLKIGTYTGPLQHGIVYSGGSSDIVCDLLGAKGKDILYIGDHIFGDILKSKKRQGWRTFLVIPELAQELHVWTDKSALFEQLQTLDVSLADLYKHLDSSSNERPDISMLQKKIKEVTHDMDMCYGMMGSLFRSGSRQTLFASQVMRYADLYAASFINLLYYPFSYLFRAAHVLMPHESTVEHIHVSIADTESPMATRNRHFTDFRDHKSKRHQLTRSISEIQPPHLFPETPQEITHCHDEDDDEEEEE from the exons ATG CTCGGCCTCCGGCACCGTGCGAAGATGACGACCTCGTGGAGCGACCGCCTGCAGGACTACGCCGACCTCCCTCCCAACATGGACGTTTTGTCCATGAAGATGTTCAGGCGGGACGCCCACCACAG CTTCCCCCGGGAACTGGCACAATGTCATCCAGCAATGAG AGTGTTCGTAAACAGGAGTTTGGCGATGGAGAAGATAAAATGCTTCGGCTTTGACATGGATTACACGTTAGCAG TGTACAAGTCTCCAGAATACGAGTCACTGGGCTTTGACCTCACTGTGGAGAGGCTAGTTTCTATTGGCTACCCTCAGGAGCTGCTAAATTTTGTGTATGACTCCGCCTTCCCCACAAG AGGCCTGGTATTTGACACCATGTATGGAAATCTGCTGAAAGTGGATGCTTATGGgaacattttggtgtgtgtccaTGGGTTCAATTTCATGCGGGG GCCTGAGATCAGGGAACTTTATCCAAATAAGTTCATACAGCGTGGAGATACTGACCGGTTTTACATCCTCAACACTCTCTTCAATCTGCCAG AAACATACATGTTTGCCTGCCTGGTAGACTTCTTCACTAACTGCCCCAGATATGCAAG CTGTGAAACGGGCTTCAAAGATGGCGACCTCTTCATGTCGTTCAAGAGCATGTTCCAGGACGTCAGGGATGCCGTGGACTGGGTGCACTTCAAG gGATCGCTAAAGGAAAAGACAGTTGAAAACCTTGAAAAGTACGTGGTGAAAGAT GCGAAGCTGCCCCTGCTTCTGAGCCGGATGAATGAAGTAGGGAAAGTGTTTCTGGTGACCAACAGCGACTTCAAGTACACGGAT AAAATCATGACCTACCTGTTCGATTTTCCACACGGCCCAAAA GTGGGTACACCGCATCGGCCCTGGCAGTCCTACTTTGAGCTGATCCTGGTTGATGCCAAAAAGCCAGTGTTCTTTGGCGAGGGTACCGTCCTTCGACAGGTGGACACG ACCACGGGCCGGCTGAAGATTGGGACCTACACTGGCCCTCTGCAGCACGGCATTGTGTACTCGGGAG GCTCCTCCGACATTGTCTGTGACTTGCTGGGTGCCAAGGGCAAGGACATCCTTTACATTGGAGATCACATCTTTGGGGACATCTTGAAGTCCAAGAAGCGTCAGGGCTGGAGGACCTTCCTGGTGATTCCTGAGCTGGCCCAGGAGCTGCACGTCTGGACAGACAAGAGTG CTCTGTTTGAGCAGTTGCAGACTTTGGATGTATCCCTGGCGGACCTCTACAA GCATttggacagcagcagcaacgAAAGGCCCGACATTAGCATGCTGCAAAAAAAGATAAAG GAAGTCACCCACGACATGGACATGTGCTACGGCATGATGGGCAGCCTGTTCCGCAGCGGCTCCCGGCAGACCCTGTTTGCGTCCCAGGTGATGCGTTACGCCGACCTGTACGCCGCCTCCTTCATCAACCTGCTGTACTACCCGTTCAGCTACCTGTTCAGAGCTGCTCATGTGCTG atgcctCACGAGTCCACTGTGGAGCACATCCACGTCAGCATCGCCGACACAGAATCGCCCATGGCGACACGCAATCGCCACTTCACAGACTTCCGGGATCACAAGAGCAAGAGGCATCAGCTGACCCGCTCCATCAGCGAGATCCAGCCTCCTCATCTGTTCCCCGAGACCCCGCAGGAGATCACGCACTGCCACGATGAGGATGATgacgaagaggaggaagagtaG
- the nt5c2a gene encoding 5'-nucleotidase, cytosolic IIa isoform X3 yields the protein MLGLRHRAKMTTSWSDRLQDYADLPPNMDVLSMKMFRRDAHHRVFVNRSLAMEKIKCFGFDMDYTLAEATFSFTSIFFLQSPSKLYVYKSPEYESLGFDLTVERLVSIGYPQELLNFVYDSAFPTRGLVFDTMYGNLLKVDAYGNILVCVHGFNFMRGPEIRELYPNKFIQRGDTDRFYILNTLFNLPETYMFACLVDFFTNCPRYASCETGFKDGDLFMSFKSMFQDVRDAVDWVHFKGSLKEKTVENLEKYVVKDAKLPLLLSRMNEVGKVFLVTNSDFKYTDKIMTYLFDFPHGPKVGTPHRPWQSYFELILVDAKKPVFFGEGTVLRQVDTTTGRLKIGTYTGPLQHGIVYSGGSSDIVCDLLGAKGKDILYIGDHIFGDILKSKKRQGWRTFLVIPELAQELHVWTDKSALFEQLQTLDVSLADLYKHLDSSSNERPDISMLQKKIKEVTHDMDMCYGMMGSLFRSGSRQTLFASQVMRYADLYAASFINLLYYPFSYLFRAAHVLMPHESTVEHIHVSIADTESPMATRNRHFTDFRDHKSKRHQLTRSISEIQPPHLFPETPQEITHCHDEDDDEEEEE from the exons ATG CTCGGCCTCCGGCACCGTGCGAAGATGACGACCTCGTGGAGCGACCGCCTGCAGGACTACGCCGACCTCCCTCCCAACATGGACGTTTTGTCCATGAAGATGTTCAGGCGGGACGCCCACCACAG AGTGTTCGTAAACAGGAGTTTGGCGATGGAGAAGATAAAATGCTTCGGCTTTGACATGGATTACACGTTAGCAG AAGCCACATTTTCCTTTACaagtatattttttttacagtcacctTCTAAACTGTATG TGTACAAGTCTCCAGAATACGAGTCACTGGGCTTTGACCTCACTGTGGAGAGGCTAGTTTCTATTGGCTACCCTCAGGAGCTGCTAAATTTTGTGTATGACTCCGCCTTCCCCACAAG AGGCCTGGTATTTGACACCATGTATGGAAATCTGCTGAAAGTGGATGCTTATGGgaacattttggtgtgtgtccaTGGGTTCAATTTCATGCGGGG GCCTGAGATCAGGGAACTTTATCCAAATAAGTTCATACAGCGTGGAGATACTGACCGGTTTTACATCCTCAACACTCTCTTCAATCTGCCAG AAACATACATGTTTGCCTGCCTGGTAGACTTCTTCACTAACTGCCCCAGATATGCAAG CTGTGAAACGGGCTTCAAAGATGGCGACCTCTTCATGTCGTTCAAGAGCATGTTCCAGGACGTCAGGGATGCCGTGGACTGGGTGCACTTCAAG gGATCGCTAAAGGAAAAGACAGTTGAAAACCTTGAAAAGTACGTGGTGAAAGAT GCGAAGCTGCCCCTGCTTCTGAGCCGGATGAATGAAGTAGGGAAAGTGTTTCTGGTGACCAACAGCGACTTCAAGTACACGGAT AAAATCATGACCTACCTGTTCGATTTTCCACACGGCCCAAAA GTGGGTACACCGCATCGGCCCTGGCAGTCCTACTTTGAGCTGATCCTGGTTGATGCCAAAAAGCCAGTGTTCTTTGGCGAGGGTACCGTCCTTCGACAGGTGGACACG ACCACGGGCCGGCTGAAGATTGGGACCTACACTGGCCCTCTGCAGCACGGCATTGTGTACTCGGGAG GCTCCTCCGACATTGTCTGTGACTTGCTGGGTGCCAAGGGCAAGGACATCCTTTACATTGGAGATCACATCTTTGGGGACATCTTGAAGTCCAAGAAGCGTCAGGGCTGGAGGACCTTCCTGGTGATTCCTGAGCTGGCCCAGGAGCTGCACGTCTGGACAGACAAGAGTG CTCTGTTTGAGCAGTTGCAGACTTTGGATGTATCCCTGGCGGACCTCTACAA GCATttggacagcagcagcaacgAAAGGCCCGACATTAGCATGCTGCAAAAAAAGATAAAG GAAGTCACCCACGACATGGACATGTGCTACGGCATGATGGGCAGCCTGTTCCGCAGCGGCTCCCGGCAGACCCTGTTTGCGTCCCAGGTGATGCGTTACGCCGACCTGTACGCCGCCTCCTTCATCAACCTGCTGTACTACCCGTTCAGCTACCTGTTCAGAGCTGCTCATGTGCTG atgcctCACGAGTCCACTGTGGAGCACATCCACGTCAGCATCGCCGACACAGAATCGCCCATGGCGACACGCAATCGCCACTTCACAGACTTCCGGGATCACAAGAGCAAGAGGCATCAGCTGACCCGCTCCATCAGCGAGATCCAGCCTCCTCATCTGTTCCCCGAGACCCCGCAGGAGATCACGCACTGCCACGATGAGGATGATgacgaagaggaggaagagtaG
- the nt5c2a gene encoding 5'-nucleotidase, cytosolic IIa isoform X7: MYNYCFLSILFVRGLVFDTMYGNLLKVDAYGNILVCVHGFNFMRGPEIRELYPNKFIQRGDTDRFYILNTLFNLPETYMFACLVDFFTNCPRYASCETGFKDGDLFMSFKSMFQDVRDAVDWVHFKGSLKEKTVENLEKYVVKDAKLPLLLSRMNEVGKVFLVTNSDFKYTDKIMTYLFDFPHGPKVGTPHRPWQSYFELILVDAKKPVFFGEGTVLRQVDTTTGRLKIGTYTGPLQHGIVYSGGSSDIVCDLLGAKGKDILYIGDHIFGDILKSKKRQGWRTFLVIPELAQELHVWTDKSALFEQLQTLDVSLADLYKHLDSSSNERPDISMLQKKIKEVTHDMDMCYGMMGSLFRSGSRQTLFASQVMRYADLYAASFINLLYYPFSYLFRAAHVLMPHESTVEHIHVSIADTESPMATRNRHFTDFRDHKSKRHQLTRSISEIQPPHLFPETPQEITHCHDEDDDEEEEE; encoded by the exons atgtataattactGTTTTCTTTCCATTCTATTTGTCAGAGGCCTGGTATTTGACACCATGTATGGAAATCTGCTGAAAGTGGATGCTTATGGgaacattttggtgtgtgtccaTGGGTTCAATTTCATGCGGGG GCCTGAGATCAGGGAACTTTATCCAAATAAGTTCATACAGCGTGGAGATACTGACCGGTTTTACATCCTCAACACTCTCTTCAATCTGCCAG AAACATACATGTTTGCCTGCCTGGTAGACTTCTTCACTAACTGCCCCAGATATGCAAG CTGTGAAACGGGCTTCAAAGATGGCGACCTCTTCATGTCGTTCAAGAGCATGTTCCAGGACGTCAGGGATGCCGTGGACTGGGTGCACTTCAAG gGATCGCTAAAGGAAAAGACAGTTGAAAACCTTGAAAAGTACGTGGTGAAAGAT GCGAAGCTGCCCCTGCTTCTGAGCCGGATGAATGAAGTAGGGAAAGTGTTTCTGGTGACCAACAGCGACTTCAAGTACACGGAT AAAATCATGACCTACCTGTTCGATTTTCCACACGGCCCAAAA GTGGGTACACCGCATCGGCCCTGGCAGTCCTACTTTGAGCTGATCCTGGTTGATGCCAAAAAGCCAGTGTTCTTTGGCGAGGGTACCGTCCTTCGACAGGTGGACACG ACCACGGGCCGGCTGAAGATTGGGACCTACACTGGCCCTCTGCAGCACGGCATTGTGTACTCGGGAG GCTCCTCCGACATTGTCTGTGACTTGCTGGGTGCCAAGGGCAAGGACATCCTTTACATTGGAGATCACATCTTTGGGGACATCTTGAAGTCCAAGAAGCGTCAGGGCTGGAGGACCTTCCTGGTGATTCCTGAGCTGGCCCAGGAGCTGCACGTCTGGACAGACAAGAGTG CTCTGTTTGAGCAGTTGCAGACTTTGGATGTATCCCTGGCGGACCTCTACAA GCATttggacagcagcagcaacgAAAGGCCCGACATTAGCATGCTGCAAAAAAAGATAAAG GAAGTCACCCACGACATGGACATGTGCTACGGCATGATGGGCAGCCTGTTCCGCAGCGGCTCCCGGCAGACCCTGTTTGCGTCCCAGGTGATGCGTTACGCCGACCTGTACGCCGCCTCCTTCATCAACCTGCTGTACTACCCGTTCAGCTACCTGTTCAGAGCTGCTCATGTGCTG atgcctCACGAGTCCACTGTGGAGCACATCCACGTCAGCATCGCCGACACAGAATCGCCCATGGCGACACGCAATCGCCACTTCACAGACTTCCGGGATCACAAGAGCAAGAGGCATCAGCTGACCCGCTCCATCAGCGAGATCCAGCCTCCTCATCTGTTCCCCGAGACCCCGCAGGAGATCACGCACTGCCACGATGAGGATGATgacgaagaggaggaagagtaG
- the nt5c2a gene encoding 5'-nucleotidase, cytosolic IIa isoform X6, translating to MEQRRKLICKAEVYKSPEYESLGFDLTVERLVSIGYPQELLNFVYDSAFPTRGLVFDTMYGNLLKVDAYGNILVCVHGFNFMRGPEIRELYPNKFIQRGDTDRFYILNTLFNLPETYMFACLVDFFTNCPRYASCETGFKDGDLFMSFKSMFQDVRDAVDWVHFKGSLKEKTVENLEKYVVKDAKLPLLLSRMNEVGKVFLVTNSDFKYTDKIMTYLFDFPHGPKVGTPHRPWQSYFELILVDAKKPVFFGEGTVLRQVDTTTGRLKIGTYTGPLQHGIVYSGGSSDIVCDLLGAKGKDILYIGDHIFGDILKSKKRQGWRTFLVIPELAQELHVWTDKSALFEQLQTLDVSLADLYKHLDSSSNERPDISMLQKKIKEVTHDMDMCYGMMGSLFRSGSRQTLFASQVMRYADLYAASFINLLYYPFSYLFRAAHVLMPHESTVEHIHVSIADTESPMATRNRHFTDFRDHKSKRHQLTRSISEIQPPHLFPETPQEITHCHDEDDDEEEEE from the exons ATGGAACAGCGGCGCAAATTGATCTGCAAGGCCGAAG TGTACAAGTCTCCAGAATACGAGTCACTGGGCTTTGACCTCACTGTGGAGAGGCTAGTTTCTATTGGCTACCCTCAGGAGCTGCTAAATTTTGTGTATGACTCCGCCTTCCCCACAAG AGGCCTGGTATTTGACACCATGTATGGAAATCTGCTGAAAGTGGATGCTTATGGgaacattttggtgtgtgtccaTGGGTTCAATTTCATGCGGGG GCCTGAGATCAGGGAACTTTATCCAAATAAGTTCATACAGCGTGGAGATACTGACCGGTTTTACATCCTCAACACTCTCTTCAATCTGCCAG AAACATACATGTTTGCCTGCCTGGTAGACTTCTTCACTAACTGCCCCAGATATGCAAG CTGTGAAACGGGCTTCAAAGATGGCGACCTCTTCATGTCGTTCAAGAGCATGTTCCAGGACGTCAGGGATGCCGTGGACTGGGTGCACTTCAAG gGATCGCTAAAGGAAAAGACAGTTGAAAACCTTGAAAAGTACGTGGTGAAAGAT GCGAAGCTGCCCCTGCTTCTGAGCCGGATGAATGAAGTAGGGAAAGTGTTTCTGGTGACCAACAGCGACTTCAAGTACACGGAT AAAATCATGACCTACCTGTTCGATTTTCCACACGGCCCAAAA GTGGGTACACCGCATCGGCCCTGGCAGTCCTACTTTGAGCTGATCCTGGTTGATGCCAAAAAGCCAGTGTTCTTTGGCGAGGGTACCGTCCTTCGACAGGTGGACACG ACCACGGGCCGGCTGAAGATTGGGACCTACACTGGCCCTCTGCAGCACGGCATTGTGTACTCGGGAG GCTCCTCCGACATTGTCTGTGACTTGCTGGGTGCCAAGGGCAAGGACATCCTTTACATTGGAGATCACATCTTTGGGGACATCTTGAAGTCCAAGAAGCGTCAGGGCTGGAGGACCTTCCTGGTGATTCCTGAGCTGGCCCAGGAGCTGCACGTCTGGACAGACAAGAGTG CTCTGTTTGAGCAGTTGCAGACTTTGGATGTATCCCTGGCGGACCTCTACAA GCATttggacagcagcagcaacgAAAGGCCCGACATTAGCATGCTGCAAAAAAAGATAAAG GAAGTCACCCACGACATGGACATGTGCTACGGCATGATGGGCAGCCTGTTCCGCAGCGGCTCCCGGCAGACCCTGTTTGCGTCCCAGGTGATGCGTTACGCCGACCTGTACGCCGCCTCCTTCATCAACCTGCTGTACTACCCGTTCAGCTACCTGTTCAGAGCTGCTCATGTGCTG atgcctCACGAGTCCACTGTGGAGCACATCCACGTCAGCATCGCCGACACAGAATCGCCCATGGCGACACGCAATCGCCACTTCACAGACTTCCGGGATCACAAGAGCAAGAGGCATCAGCTGACCCGCTCCATCAGCGAGATCCAGCCTCCTCATCTGTTCCCCGAGACCCCGCAGGAGATCACGCACTGCCACGATGAGGATGATgacgaagaggaggaagagtaG
- the nt5c2a gene encoding 5'-nucleotidase, cytosolic IIa isoform X2: protein MTTSWSDRLQDYADLPPNMDVLSMKMFRRDAHHSFPRELAQCHPAMRVFVNRSLAMEKIKCFGFDMDYTLAEATFSFTSIFFLQSPSKLYVYKSPEYESLGFDLTVERLVSIGYPQELLNFVYDSAFPTRGLVFDTMYGNLLKVDAYGNILVCVHGFNFMRGPEIRELYPNKFIQRGDTDRFYILNTLFNLPETYMFACLVDFFTNCPRYASCETGFKDGDLFMSFKSMFQDVRDAVDWVHFKGSLKEKTVENLEKYVVKDAKLPLLLSRMNEVGKVFLVTNSDFKYTDKIMTYLFDFPHGPKVGTPHRPWQSYFELILVDAKKPVFFGEGTVLRQVDTTTGRLKIGTYTGPLQHGIVYSGGSSDIVCDLLGAKGKDILYIGDHIFGDILKSKKRQGWRTFLVIPELAQELHVWTDKSALFEQLQTLDVSLADLYKHLDSSSNERPDISMLQKKIKEVTHDMDMCYGMMGSLFRSGSRQTLFASQVMRYADLYAASFINLLYYPFSYLFRAAHVLMPHESTVEHIHVSIADTESPMATRNRHFTDFRDHKSKRHQLTRSISEIQPPHLFPETPQEITHCHDEDDDEEEEE, encoded by the exons ATGACGACCTCGTGGAGCGACCGCCTGCAGGACTACGCCGACCTCCCTCCCAACATGGACGTTTTGTCCATGAAGATGTTCAGGCGGGACGCCCACCACAG CTTCCCCCGGGAACTGGCACAATGTCATCCAGCAATGAG AGTGTTCGTAAACAGGAGTTTGGCGATGGAGAAGATAAAATGCTTCGGCTTTGACATGGATTACACGTTAGCAG AAGCCACATTTTCCTTTACaagtatattttttttacagtcacctTCTAAACTGTATG TGTACAAGTCTCCAGAATACGAGTCACTGGGCTTTGACCTCACTGTGGAGAGGCTAGTTTCTATTGGCTACCCTCAGGAGCTGCTAAATTTTGTGTATGACTCCGCCTTCCCCACAAG AGGCCTGGTATTTGACACCATGTATGGAAATCTGCTGAAAGTGGATGCTTATGGgaacattttggtgtgtgtccaTGGGTTCAATTTCATGCGGGG GCCTGAGATCAGGGAACTTTATCCAAATAAGTTCATACAGCGTGGAGATACTGACCGGTTTTACATCCTCAACACTCTCTTCAATCTGCCAG AAACATACATGTTTGCCTGCCTGGTAGACTTCTTCACTAACTGCCCCAGATATGCAAG CTGTGAAACGGGCTTCAAAGATGGCGACCTCTTCATGTCGTTCAAGAGCATGTTCCAGGACGTCAGGGATGCCGTGGACTGGGTGCACTTCAAG gGATCGCTAAAGGAAAAGACAGTTGAAAACCTTGAAAAGTACGTGGTGAAAGAT GCGAAGCTGCCCCTGCTTCTGAGCCGGATGAATGAAGTAGGGAAAGTGTTTCTGGTGACCAACAGCGACTTCAAGTACACGGAT AAAATCATGACCTACCTGTTCGATTTTCCACACGGCCCAAAA GTGGGTACACCGCATCGGCCCTGGCAGTCCTACTTTGAGCTGATCCTGGTTGATGCCAAAAAGCCAGTGTTCTTTGGCGAGGGTACCGTCCTTCGACAGGTGGACACG ACCACGGGCCGGCTGAAGATTGGGACCTACACTGGCCCTCTGCAGCACGGCATTGTGTACTCGGGAG GCTCCTCCGACATTGTCTGTGACTTGCTGGGTGCCAAGGGCAAGGACATCCTTTACATTGGAGATCACATCTTTGGGGACATCTTGAAGTCCAAGAAGCGTCAGGGCTGGAGGACCTTCCTGGTGATTCCTGAGCTGGCCCAGGAGCTGCACGTCTGGACAGACAAGAGTG CTCTGTTTGAGCAGTTGCAGACTTTGGATGTATCCCTGGCGGACCTCTACAA GCATttggacagcagcagcaacgAAAGGCCCGACATTAGCATGCTGCAAAAAAAGATAAAG GAAGTCACCCACGACATGGACATGTGCTACGGCATGATGGGCAGCCTGTTCCGCAGCGGCTCCCGGCAGACCCTGTTTGCGTCCCAGGTGATGCGTTACGCCGACCTGTACGCCGCCTCCTTCATCAACCTGCTGTACTACCCGTTCAGCTACCTGTTCAGAGCTGCTCATGTGCTG atgcctCACGAGTCCACTGTGGAGCACATCCACGTCAGCATCGCCGACACAGAATCGCCCATGGCGACACGCAATCGCCACTTCACAGACTTCCGGGATCACAAGAGCAAGAGGCATCAGCTGACCCGCTCCATCAGCGAGATCCAGCCTCCTCATCTGTTCCCCGAGACCCCGCAGGAGATCACGCACTGCCACGATGAGGATGATgacgaagaggaggaagagtaG
- the nt5c2a gene encoding 5'-nucleotidase, cytosolic IIa isoform X1 gives MLGLRHRAKMTTSWSDRLQDYADLPPNMDVLSMKMFRRDAHHSFPRELAQCHPAMRVFVNRSLAMEKIKCFGFDMDYTLAEATFSFTSIFFLQSPSKLYVYKSPEYESLGFDLTVERLVSIGYPQELLNFVYDSAFPTRGLVFDTMYGNLLKVDAYGNILVCVHGFNFMRGPEIRELYPNKFIQRGDTDRFYILNTLFNLPETYMFACLVDFFTNCPRYASCETGFKDGDLFMSFKSMFQDVRDAVDWVHFKGSLKEKTVENLEKYVVKDAKLPLLLSRMNEVGKVFLVTNSDFKYTDKIMTYLFDFPHGPKVGTPHRPWQSYFELILVDAKKPVFFGEGTVLRQVDTTTGRLKIGTYTGPLQHGIVYSGGSSDIVCDLLGAKGKDILYIGDHIFGDILKSKKRQGWRTFLVIPELAQELHVWTDKSALFEQLQTLDVSLADLYKHLDSSSNERPDISMLQKKIKEVTHDMDMCYGMMGSLFRSGSRQTLFASQVMRYADLYAASFINLLYYPFSYLFRAAHVLMPHESTVEHIHVSIADTESPMATRNRHFTDFRDHKSKRHQLTRSISEIQPPHLFPETPQEITHCHDEDDDEEEEE, from the exons ATG CTCGGCCTCCGGCACCGTGCGAAGATGACGACCTCGTGGAGCGACCGCCTGCAGGACTACGCCGACCTCCCTCCCAACATGGACGTTTTGTCCATGAAGATGTTCAGGCGGGACGCCCACCACAG CTTCCCCCGGGAACTGGCACAATGTCATCCAGCAATGAG AGTGTTCGTAAACAGGAGTTTGGCGATGGAGAAGATAAAATGCTTCGGCTTTGACATGGATTACACGTTAGCAG AAGCCACATTTTCCTTTACaagtatattttttttacagtcacctTCTAAACTGTATG TGTACAAGTCTCCAGAATACGAGTCACTGGGCTTTGACCTCACTGTGGAGAGGCTAGTTTCTATTGGCTACCCTCAGGAGCTGCTAAATTTTGTGTATGACTCCGCCTTCCCCACAAG AGGCCTGGTATTTGACACCATGTATGGAAATCTGCTGAAAGTGGATGCTTATGGgaacattttggtgtgtgtccaTGGGTTCAATTTCATGCGGGG GCCTGAGATCAGGGAACTTTATCCAAATAAGTTCATACAGCGTGGAGATACTGACCGGTTTTACATCCTCAACACTCTCTTCAATCTGCCAG AAACATACATGTTTGCCTGCCTGGTAGACTTCTTCACTAACTGCCCCAGATATGCAAG CTGTGAAACGGGCTTCAAAGATGGCGACCTCTTCATGTCGTTCAAGAGCATGTTCCAGGACGTCAGGGATGCCGTGGACTGGGTGCACTTCAAG gGATCGCTAAAGGAAAAGACAGTTGAAAACCTTGAAAAGTACGTGGTGAAAGAT GCGAAGCTGCCCCTGCTTCTGAGCCGGATGAATGAAGTAGGGAAAGTGTTTCTGGTGACCAACAGCGACTTCAAGTACACGGAT AAAATCATGACCTACCTGTTCGATTTTCCACACGGCCCAAAA GTGGGTACACCGCATCGGCCCTGGCAGTCCTACTTTGAGCTGATCCTGGTTGATGCCAAAAAGCCAGTGTTCTTTGGCGAGGGTACCGTCCTTCGACAGGTGGACACG ACCACGGGCCGGCTGAAGATTGGGACCTACACTGGCCCTCTGCAGCACGGCATTGTGTACTCGGGAG GCTCCTCCGACATTGTCTGTGACTTGCTGGGTGCCAAGGGCAAGGACATCCTTTACATTGGAGATCACATCTTTGGGGACATCTTGAAGTCCAAGAAGCGTCAGGGCTGGAGGACCTTCCTGGTGATTCCTGAGCTGGCCCAGGAGCTGCACGTCTGGACAGACAAGAGTG CTCTGTTTGAGCAGTTGCAGACTTTGGATGTATCCCTGGCGGACCTCTACAA GCATttggacagcagcagcaacgAAAGGCCCGACATTAGCATGCTGCAAAAAAAGATAAAG GAAGTCACCCACGACATGGACATGTGCTACGGCATGATGGGCAGCCTGTTCCGCAGCGGCTCCCGGCAGACCCTGTTTGCGTCCCAGGTGATGCGTTACGCCGACCTGTACGCCGCCTCCTTCATCAACCTGCTGTACTACCCGTTCAGCTACCTGTTCAGAGCTGCTCATGTGCTG atgcctCACGAGTCCACTGTGGAGCACATCCACGTCAGCATCGCCGACACAGAATCGCCCATGGCGACACGCAATCGCCACTTCACAGACTTCCGGGATCACAAGAGCAAGAGGCATCAGCTGACCCGCTCCATCAGCGAGATCCAGCCTCCTCATCTGTTCCCCGAGACCCCGCAGGAGATCACGCACTGCCACGATGAGGATGATgacgaagaggaggaagagtaG